In one window of Gemmatimonadota bacterium DNA:
- a CDS encoding diguanylate cyclase produces the protein MTVAVAQPRAPGPDLPYLASAVVANALVGISITDVDGTILYVNQAFTDVTGYTLAEALGKNPRILQSGRHSRAYYEEMWRCLTEDGAWQGEIWNRRKSGEVYPEWLSIVALRDGGGQTTHYFAMFGDITDRKRAEEALAHRATHDPLTDLPNRALFLEHLRHALHVHHRSRSRLALLFLDLNGFKAINDERGHAAGDVVLRTVAERIRGWLRTSDLVARLGGDEFIVMLQGLRVPRQADHCSEKLREEIARPIPLPGGECRIEASVGIALFPDEGGSAEAPVGLADQRMYQGKRSGRPSGEHRATCR, from the coding sequence ATGACCGTCGCCGTCGCGCAGCCCCGGGCCCCGGGGCCCGACCTGCCGTACCTCGCCTCCGCCGTCGTGGCGAACGCCTTGGTGGGGATCAGCATCACCGATGTCGACGGCACCATCCTGTACGTCAACCAGGCCTTCACCGACGTCACCGGATACACCCTGGCGGAGGCGCTCGGCAAGAACCCGCGCATCCTCCAGTCGGGCCGCCATTCGCGCGCCTACTACGAGGAAATGTGGCGCTGCCTGACCGAGGACGGCGCGTGGCAGGGCGAGATCTGGAACCGGCGCAAGAGCGGGGAGGTCTACCCGGAGTGGCTCAGCATCGTCGCCCTGCGGGACGGCGGCGGCCAGACAACCCACTACTTCGCCATGTTCGGCGACATCACCGACCGCAAGCGCGCGGAGGAGGCGCTGGCGCACCGCGCCACCCACGACCCGCTGACCGACCTGCCCAACCGTGCGCTCTTCCTGGAGCACCTGCGCCACGCCCTGCACGTCCACCACCGCTCCAGGAGCCGTCTCGCCCTGCTGTTCCTCGACCTCAACGGCTTCAAGGCCATCAACGACGAGCGCGGCCACGCCGCAGGCGATGTTGTGCTGCGCACCGTGGCTGAACGGATCCGCGGCTGGCTCCGGACCTCCGACCTCGTGGCCCGCCTGGGGGGAGACGAGTTCATCGTCATGCTGCAGGGCCTCCGGGTACCGCGGCAGGCCGACCACTGCTCCGAGAAGCTCCGTGAGGAGATCGCCCGGCCGATCCCGCTGCCCGGTGGGGAATGCCGGATCGAGGCCTCGGTGGGGATTGCGCTCTTCCCCGACGAGGGAGGCTCCGCCGAGGCACCCGTCGGCCTCGCCGACCAGCGGATGTACCAGGGGAAGCGGTCGGGGCGCCCCTCGGGGGAACACCGCGCGACCTGCCGCTGA